One genomic segment of candidate division KSB1 bacterium includes these proteins:
- the rpsS gene encoding 30S ribosomal protein S19, with translation MPRSVKKGPYVDPNLAKRIAEMNKRNERKVVKTWARRSTITPEFVGHTLAIHNGNKFIPVFISENMVGHKLGEFAPTRTFRGHAGKSATEKTTKVKAAPAA, from the coding sequence ATGCCGCGAAGTGTCAAAAAAGGCCCCTATGTCGACCCCAATTTGGCCAAGCGAATTGCGGAGATGAACAAGCGCAACGAGCGCAAGGTGGTCAAGACCTGGGCGCGCCGCTCGACGATCACCCCGGAGTTTGTCGGTCATACCCTGGCCATTCACAATGGCAACAAGTTCATTCCGGTGTTCATCAGCGAAAACATGGTCGGCCACAAACTCGGCGAATTTGCGCCGACCCGCACCTTTCGCGGCCATGCCGGCAAATCGGCAACCGAGAAAACGACGAAAGTGAAAGCCGCACCAGCAGCCTAG
- the rplD gene encoding 50S ribosomal protein L4 — MQVEVYTKDGQKSGRTIDLPDEIFGIEPNRHVIYLAVKAQQANQRQGTHKTKTRREVSGGGKKPWKQKGRGVARAGSTRSPLWVGGGRVFGPQPRDYSQSLNQKVKKLARRSALSLKAKAGEMVVVEDFTVASGKTREMAGILKNLGADKLKTLLLIPQADPALLRASRNLYRLRLQLGSDVSTFELLNCQKLFIQESAVSRLAGVLQP; from the coding sequence ATGCAAGTCGAAGTCTATACAAAGGACGGCCAAAAATCGGGTCGCACCATCGATCTCCCCGATGAGATCTTCGGCATCGAGCCCAACCGGCACGTGATCTATCTCGCCGTGAAGGCGCAGCAGGCCAATCAGCGCCAGGGTACCCACAAGACCAAGACCCGCAGGGAGGTGAGCGGCGGTGGCAAGAAACCGTGGAAGCAAAAAGGCCGCGGCGTGGCGCGTGCCGGCTCCACGCGCTCGCCATTGTGGGTGGGAGGCGGCCGCGTGTTTGGCCCGCAGCCGAGGGACTACAGCCAGTCCCTCAATCAAAAAGTGAAGAAGCTGGCGCGCCGCTCCGCTTTGTCGCTCAAGGCGAAAGCCGGTGAGATGGTGGTGGTGGAGGATTTCACCGTTGCCAGTGGCAAGACGCGGGAAATGGCCGGTATTTTGAAAAATCTTGGAGCGGACAAGCTCAAAACGCTGCTGCTGATACCGCAGGCCGATCCGGCTTTGTTGCGCGCGAGTCGCAATCTCTACCGCCTGCGGCTGCAGCTCGGCTCGGATGTCTCCACTTTCGAGTTGCTCAATTGTCAGAAGTTGTTCATCCAGGAGAGCGCCGTGTCGCGGCTCGCGGGAGTGTTGCAGCCATGA
- the rplW gene encoding 50S ribosomal protein L23, with protein MRTPEEILRRPLLTEKNLKLAETRNKYGFEVLPDANKFEIKRAVQKKFNVEVTAVHVVRVKGKSKRMNTRRGVTSGRRRNYKKAVVTLKAGQKIDFYAGLAA; from the coding sequence ATGAGAACCCCGGAAGAAATCTTGCGTCGGCCGTTGTTGACCGAGAAGAACTTGAAGCTGGCGGAGACCAGGAACAAATACGGCTTTGAAGTTTTGCCGGATGCCAACAAGTTCGAGATCAAACGCGCCGTGCAAAAGAAATTCAATGTCGAAGTCACCGCTGTTCATGTCGTCAGGGTCAAAGGCAAGAGCAAGCGCATGAACACCCGCCGCGGTGTCACTTCCGGCCGGCGCCGCAATTACAAGAAGGCAGTGGTGACGCTCAAGGCGGGCCAGAAGATCGATTTCTATGCGGGCCTGGCCGCCTGA
- the rplB gene encoding 50S ribosomal protein L2 codes for MPIKTFRPLTPSLRYRTVSTFEEITKTKPEKSLLEPLRKSGGRNNLGRMTSRHRGGGHKRLYRRIDFKRDKDGIPGKIAAIEYDPNRSARIALVHYADGEKRYILAPIGLNVGDVVTSGPNAEIRVGNCLPLSQIPLGLTVHNVELRQGRGGQLARSAGSAVQLVAREGNYAQLKLPSGEVRMVRVENRATIGQVGNTDHENISWGKAGRSRWLGWRPRVRGVAMNPVDHPMGGGEGKSSGGRHPCSPWGQKAKGLKTRRRKKASSKYIIKSRKGLSLNKSL; via the coding sequence ATGCCGATAAAAACATTCCGACCGCTGACACCGAGTTTGCGGTATCGCACGGTGTCGACGTTTGAGGAAATTACCAAAACCAAGCCGGAGAAGTCCCTGCTCGAACCGCTGCGCAAATCGGGCGGACGCAACAATCTCGGCCGGATGACCAGCCGGCACCGCGGTGGCGGCCACAAACGCCTGTACCGCCGCATTGACTTCAAACGCGACAAGGACGGCATTCCCGGCAAAATCGCCGCGATTGAATACGACCCCAACCGCTCGGCGCGCATCGCGCTGGTGCATTATGCGGACGGCGAGAAGCGCTACATTCTCGCGCCCATTGGTTTGAATGTCGGTGATGTTGTCACGTCGGGTCCGAATGCGGAGATCCGGGTGGGCAACTGTCTGCCGTTGAGCCAGATTCCCCTGGGCCTGACGGTGCACAATGTGGAATTGCGCCAGGGGCGCGGCGGCCAGCTCGCACGCAGCGCCGGCAGTGCGGTTCAGCTCGTGGCGCGTGAAGGCAACTATGCCCAGCTCAAATTGCCCTCCGGAGAGGTACGCATGGTGCGGGTGGAGAATCGCGCGACCATCGGCCAGGTGGGCAATACCGATCACGAAAACATCAGTTGGGGCAAGGCCGGTCGTTCGCGCTGGCTGGGCTGGCGGCCGCGGGTGCGAGGCGTGGCGATGAATCCGGTGGATCATCCCATGGGGGGCGGTGAGGGCAAAAGCTCGGGTGGGCGCCATCCCTGCTCGCCCTGGGGCCAGAAGGCCAAGGGCTTGAAGACGCGTCGGCGCAAGAAAGCCTCGAGCAAATACATCATCAAGTCACGCAAAGGTCTCAGTTTGAACAAGTCTCTCTAA